Proteins from one Longimicrobium sp. genomic window:
- the hisS gene encoding histidine--tRNA ligase gives MATFQALPGFRDFYPDDFAVRAHIFAAWREVARRYGFQEYDGPPLEPLELYIEKSGPEIVQQLYNFTDKGGRDVALRPEMTPTLARMAGARAGGLRKPIKWFSIPQLFRYERQQRGRLREHFQLNMDILGEEDVSADAELLAVAIDILRVLGLTEQDFVARVSDRRLLRALLLHVGIPEERLTIAYNIVDKLERDPREVMVKRLNEEVGVSADVADAVLAIFQHRDFDAVSAAYGQTEGVAPEIERMAGYFAQLRAMGLGDYVRFDLSIVRGLAYYTGIVFELFDARGELRAICGGGRYDNLLKTIGGFDMPALGFGMGDVVLRELLSDRGLLPSTQHAVDYYIVAIAPEQREALLSLAHGLRDAGWSVEYGLRHQGVGKQFKNASAAGARRVITLGPDEVAQGVAAVKDFASGEERRVPIAELLGEKR, from the coding sequence ATGGCAACCTTCCAGGCATTACCGGGATTCCGGGATTTCTACCCGGACGATTTCGCCGTCCGCGCGCATATCTTCGCCGCATGGCGCGAGGTGGCGCGCCGCTACGGCTTCCAGGAGTACGACGGCCCGCCGCTGGAGCCGCTCGAGCTGTACATCGAGAAGAGCGGCCCCGAGATCGTGCAGCAGCTCTACAACTTCACCGACAAGGGGGGGCGCGACGTCGCATTGCGGCCCGAGATGACGCCCACGCTGGCCCGCATGGCCGGCGCGCGCGCGGGGGGGCTGCGCAAGCCCATCAAGTGGTTCTCCATCCCCCAGCTCTTCCGCTACGAGCGGCAGCAGCGCGGGCGGCTGCGCGAGCACTTCCAGCTCAACATGGATATCCTGGGCGAGGAAGACGTCTCCGCCGACGCCGAGCTCCTCGCCGTCGCGATCGACATCCTCCGCGTCCTCGGCCTCACGGAGCAGGACTTCGTCGCGCGCGTGTCCGATCGCCGTCTGCTTCGCGCGCTCCTGCTGCACGTGGGGATTCCCGAGGAGCGGCTGACGATCGCCTACAACATCGTCGACAAGCTGGAGCGCGATCCGCGCGAGGTGATGGTCAAGCGCCTCAACGAGGAAGTCGGCGTCTCGGCCGACGTGGCCGACGCGGTGCTCGCCATCTTCCAGCACCGCGACTTCGATGCGGTGAGCGCGGCGTACGGGCAGACCGAGGGCGTGGCGCCCGAGATCGAGCGGATGGCCGGCTACTTCGCGCAGCTGCGGGCGATGGGACTGGGCGACTACGTGCGCTTCGACCTGTCGATCGTGCGCGGACTGGCGTACTACACGGGGATCGTGTTCGAGCTGTTCGACGCGCGCGGCGAGCTGCGTGCCATCTGCGGCGGCGGGCGCTACGACAACCTGCTGAAGACCATCGGCGGCTTCGACATGCCCGCGCTGGGCTTCGGGATGGGCGACGTGGTGCTGCGCGAGCTCCTGTCCGACCGCGGCCTGCTTCCGTCGACGCAGCACGCGGTCGACTACTACATCGTCGCGATCGCCCCCGAGCAGCGCGAGGCGCTCCTGTCGCTCGCGCACGGGCTGCGCGACGCGGGGTGGTCCGTCGAGTACGGGCTGCGGCACCAGGGCGTCGGCAAGCAGTTCAAGAACGCCTCCGCCGCCGGCGCGCGCCGCGTGATCACGCTTGGCCCCGACGAGGTGGCGCAGGGCGTGGCCGCGGTGAAGGACTTCGCCAGTGGCGAGGAGCGCCGCGTGCCCATCGCCGAGCTGCTGGGGGAGAAGCGGTAG
- a CDS encoding ABC transporter substrate-binding protein gives ARFIPALLLSLAACTADTHTSPEAAEVPQAQRYGGTLVIGANSDIGDISPITWHVQNALYMQQFVLFTPLITYDAQLRPVPRLAKSWEVNADTTLLTFHLRDDVWWQDGVRTSAYDVKFSVDMARDPGTGYIYAGLWQFYGEAEAVDSFTFRIRLRPHAEFMDVWRQFAPVPEHVLRGVPPERMAGHPFGTQRPVGNGPFRFVSRAPGQQWVFEANPRWPQELGGRPYVDRLVYRVIPEPATLLTELETGGIDLYPGMAPQFAARMKASRRARLVDFPDLSYEQITWNERRPPFGDVRVRRALSMAIDRPRLVEAVRAGYGRVANSTVAPEMWMHDPQAGADLRYDTAAARRLLAEAGYEDRDGDGIVESADGRPFRFTLKVAHGNRERADIAEIVQADLRRIGVGVEVREVEFNTLLANASDARKRDFDAMVLGWKPEFHLDDSDVLACSKRDKPLQFSGYCNPEVDRLMDSVQIVADRRAALPLWSRYQRLIARDRPLTLLYYSNRLVGISRRVQGVALDARGDWVGVERWWLEPRGR, from the coding sequence GCGCCCGCTTCATCCCCGCGCTGCTCCTGTCGCTCGCCGCGTGCACGGCCGACACGCACACCTCGCCCGAGGCGGCTGAGGTGCCACAGGCGCAGCGGTACGGCGGAACGCTGGTGATCGGCGCCAACAGCGACATCGGCGACATCAGCCCCATCACCTGGCACGTGCAGAACGCGCTGTACATGCAGCAGTTCGTGCTCTTCACGCCGCTGATCACCTACGACGCGCAGCTCCGGCCCGTCCCGCGGCTGGCGAAGAGCTGGGAGGTGAACGCCGACACCACGCTGCTGACCTTCCACCTGCGCGACGACGTGTGGTGGCAGGACGGCGTCCGCACCAGCGCGTACGACGTGAAGTTCAGCGTCGACATGGCCCGCGACCCCGGGACCGGGTACATCTACGCCGGACTCTGGCAGTTCTACGGCGAGGCGGAGGCGGTGGACTCCTTCACCTTCCGCATCCGGCTGCGCCCGCACGCCGAGTTCATGGACGTGTGGCGGCAGTTCGCGCCGGTGCCCGAGCATGTGCTGCGTGGCGTGCCGCCCGAACGGATGGCGGGGCATCCGTTCGGCACGCAGCGGCCCGTCGGCAACGGCCCGTTCCGCTTCGTGTCGCGCGCGCCGGGGCAGCAGTGGGTGTTCGAAGCCAATCCCCGCTGGCCGCAGGAGCTGGGCGGGCGGCCGTACGTGGACCGGCTCGTCTACCGCGTGATCCCCGAGCCCGCCACGCTGCTGACCGAGTTGGAGACGGGCGGCATCGACCTGTATCCCGGGATGGCGCCGCAGTTCGCCGCGCGGATGAAGGCGTCGCGGCGCGCGCGGCTGGTGGACTTCCCCGACCTCAGCTACGAGCAGATCACCTGGAACGAGCGCCGCCCGCCCTTCGGTGACGTGCGCGTGCGGCGGGCGCTGTCGATGGCGATCGATCGCCCGCGGCTGGTGGAGGCGGTGCGCGCGGGATACGGCCGCGTGGCGAACTCCACCGTCGCGCCCGAGATGTGGATGCACGACCCGCAAGCCGGCGCGGACCTGCGCTACGACACCGCGGCCGCGCGCCGGCTGCTGGCGGAGGCGGGGTACGAGGACCGCGACGGCGACGGGATCGTGGAGTCGGCGGACGGGCGGCCGTTCCGCTTCACGCTGAAGGTGGCGCACGGCAACCGCGAGCGCGCCGACATCGCCGAGATCGTGCAGGCCGACCTGCGGCGGATCGGCGTGGGCGTGGAGGTGCGCGAGGTGGAGTTCAACACGCTGCTGGCAAACGCCAGCGACGCGCGCAAGCGCGACTTCGACGCGATGGTGCTGGGATGGAAGCCCGAGTTCCATCTGGACGACTCGGACGTGCTGGCGTGCAGCAAGCGCGACAAGCCGCTGCAGTTCAGCGGCTACTGCAACCCCGAGGTGGACCGGCTGATGGACTCGGTGCAGATCGTGGCCGACCGCCGCGCCGCGCTCCCGCTGTGGTCGCGCTACCAGCGCCTGATCGCGCGCGACCGGCCGCTCACCCTGCTCTACTACAGCAACCGCCTGGTGGGGATCAGCCGCCGCGTGCAGGGCGTTGCCCTCGACGCGCGCGGCGACTGGGTGGGCGTGGAGCGGTGGTGGCTCGAGCCGCGTGGGCGATAA
- a CDS encoding glutamine synthetase III: MPKLNARFDALAAAKGWEPEARNGAEPNGNGVTDIESIFGEHTFGLAEMRARLPKQVYKALVRTIDKGEPLDPSVADVVALAMKEWAVEKGASHYTHWFQPLTGSTAEKHDSFITPNAGGGAVAEFAGKELIQGEPDASSFPSGGLRATFEARGYTAWDPTSPAFIVETPAGCYLSIPTAFASWTGEALDTKIPLLRSINALDVQARRALKLFGVETPRVNATCGPEQEFFLVDQEFFYRRPDLVTTGRTLVGAKPPRGQELEDHYFGSIPDRVLAFMMEVERELYRLGVPVKTRHNEVAPGQFEMAPIYENANVAADHQQLMMLTLRRVARKYGMVCLLHEKPFAGINGSGKHLNWSLGTDSANLLEPGETPHENMQFLFFCTAVLRAVDKHQDLIRASVAYAGNDHRLGANEAPPAIMSVFLGEQLTDVFEQIEQHGSASSSKEGGLLGLGAPVLPHLPQHAGDRNRTSPFAFTGNKFEFRALGSSQSVSFPATVLNTIMAESLDELCGMLEAELQNGTEFEEALSKLIAGEIRRVKRIVFNGDGYSDDWHKEAETRGLLNLRTTLDALETLDSEKNAGMFAKYGVLSHRELESRIEVAYDQYFKTVNIEGETAEHIASTMILPAAVHYLNDLLASAERAEDIGLPCKGVLDTIRQVNGLVDELRTTLDELVAQNAELGGDSVESKSHHMRDHVIPAMTAVRGVVDRLEKVVPDSYWPLPTYRDMLFIK; encoded by the coding sequence ATGCCCAAGCTGAACGCACGATTCGATGCCCTGGCCGCCGCCAAGGGGTGGGAGCCCGAGGCGCGCAACGGCGCGGAGCCGAACGGCAACGGCGTGACCGACATCGAGTCGATCTTCGGCGAGCACACCTTCGGGCTGGCGGAGATGCGCGCCCGCCTTCCCAAGCAGGTCTACAAGGCGCTGGTCCGCACCATCGACAAGGGCGAGCCGCTCGATCCCTCCGTGGCCGACGTGGTGGCGCTGGCCATGAAGGAATGGGCGGTGGAGAAGGGCGCCAGCCACTACACGCACTGGTTCCAGCCGCTCACCGGCAGCACGGCCGAGAAGCACGACTCCTTCATCACCCCGAACGCGGGCGGCGGCGCCGTCGCCGAGTTCGCGGGGAAGGAGCTGATCCAGGGCGAGCCCGACGCGTCGTCCTTCCCCTCCGGCGGGCTGCGGGCGACCTTCGAGGCGCGCGGCTACACGGCGTGGGATCCGACGTCTCCCGCCTTCATCGTGGAGACGCCGGCGGGGTGCTATCTCTCCATCCCCACGGCCTTCGCGTCGTGGACGGGCGAGGCGCTCGACACCAAGATCCCCCTGCTGCGCTCCATCAACGCGCTCGACGTGCAGGCCCGCCGCGCGCTGAAGCTGTTCGGCGTCGAAACCCCGCGCGTGAACGCCACCTGCGGGCCCGAGCAGGAGTTCTTCCTGGTCGACCAGGAGTTCTTCTACCGCCGCCCCGACCTGGTGACGACGGGACGCACGCTGGTCGGCGCCAAGCCGCCGCGCGGGCAGGAGCTGGAGGACCACTACTTCGGCTCCATCCCCGACCGGGTGCTGGCGTTCATGATGGAGGTGGAGCGCGAGTTGTACCGCCTGGGCGTGCCGGTGAAGACGCGGCACAACGAGGTGGCGCCCGGGCAGTTCGAAATGGCGCCCATCTACGAGAACGCGAATGTCGCCGCCGACCACCAGCAGCTGATGATGCTGACGCTGCGGCGCGTGGCGCGGAAGTACGGGATGGTGTGCCTGCTGCACGAGAAGCCGTTCGCGGGGATCAACGGCAGCGGCAAGCACCTGAACTGGTCGCTGGGCACCGACAGCGCCAACCTGCTGGAGCCGGGCGAGACGCCGCACGAGAACATGCAGTTCCTGTTCTTCTGCACGGCGGTGCTGCGCGCGGTCGACAAGCACCAGGACCTGATCCGCGCGTCGGTGGCCTACGCGGGGAACGACCACCGCCTGGGCGCCAACGAGGCGCCGCCGGCCATCATGTCGGTGTTCCTGGGCGAGCAGCTGACCGACGTGTTCGAGCAGATCGAGCAGCACGGGTCCGCCTCGAGCAGCAAGGAGGGCGGGCTGCTGGGCCTCGGCGCGCCGGTGCTCCCGCATCTCCCGCAGCACGCGGGCGACCGCAACCGCACGTCGCCGTTCGCCTTCACGGGGAACAAGTTCGAGTTCCGCGCGCTGGGCTCGTCGCAGTCCGTCTCGTTCCCCGCGACGGTGCTGAACACCATCATGGCCGAGTCGCTCGACGAGCTGTGCGGGATGCTCGAAGCCGAGCTGCAGAACGGGACGGAGTTCGAGGAGGCGCTGTCGAAGCTGATCGCCGGCGAGATCCGCCGGGTGAAGCGGATCGTGTTCAACGGCGACGGCTACAGCGACGACTGGCACAAGGAGGCGGAGACGCGTGGCCTCCTCAACCTGCGGACGACGCTCGACGCGCTGGAGACGCTGGACAGCGAGAAGAACGCGGGGATGTTCGCGAAGTACGGCGTGCTCAGCCACCGCGAGCTGGAGAGCCGCATCGAGGTGGCGTACGACCAGTACTTCAAGACGGTGAACATCGAGGGCGAGACAGCGGAGCACATCGCCAGCACCATGATCCTGCCGGCGGCGGTGCACTATCTGAACGACCTCCTCGCCTCGGCCGAGCGCGCCGAGGACATCGGGCTGCCGTGCAAGGGCGTGCTCGACACCATCCGCCAGGTGAACGGGCTGGTGGACGAGCTGCGCACCACGCTCGACGAGCTGGTGGCGCAGAACGCCGAGCTCGGCGGCGACAGCGTGGAGAGCAAGAGCCACCACATGCGCGACCACGTGATCCCCGCGATGACCGCGGTGCGCGGCGTGGTGGACCGGCTGGAGAAGGTGGTCCCCGACAGCTACTGGCCGCTGCCCACCTACCGCGACATGCTGTTCATCAAATGA
- a CDS encoding amidase family protein, whose translation MPVPAAPSTPIHYLTAVETAARIRDGSLTAVEAVRACVERIHALNPRLNAVVDLHDAEALVRAREADASLARGESWGPLHGVPVTIKDVYDVAGMRITFGWPPMRRNTPRGDAFAVGRIRGAGAIVLGITNAPLGSYDWQCWNPLYGRTRNPWDPRRTPGGSSGGSCAAIAAGFSALELGSDAAGSIRVPTHFCGVIAMKPTETRVSGRGHGHFPGIPYSLRHICTYGPIARSVGDLELAMGLLVAPDPAFPDAPPVPFEPAPPRDPASLRIAWTDAFGGYPVSTATAETLRFVAAKLEGAGARMERRAPDAIDGTDALVTWGEINGFETGVALPMYAALPMRFGAQVQFGRGPFSRGLRRGMAFSAKRYFFALDRRDRFCGDFDAFMGDCDAWICPVAAVPAITHRRTGARVEVDGRKTSYSLALGAWASMVAMLGAPVVVLPAGRSEEGLPIGIQVVGRRWDDAGVLAVAKVIERLTGGFRAPPDLD comes from the coding sequence ATGCCCGTCCCCGCCGCCCCATCCACCCCCATCCACTATCTCACCGCCGTCGAGACCGCGGCGCGCATCCGCGACGGCTCGCTGACGGCGGTGGAGGCGGTGCGCGCGTGCGTGGAGCGCATCCACGCGCTCAATCCGCGGCTCAACGCCGTCGTGGACCTGCACGACGCGGAGGCGCTGGTGCGCGCGCGGGAGGCCGACGCGTCGCTCGCGCGCGGGGAGAGCTGGGGGCCGCTGCACGGCGTGCCCGTCACCATCAAGGACGTGTACGACGTGGCGGGGATGCGCATCACCTTCGGGTGGCCGCCCATGCGCCGCAACACGCCGCGCGGCGACGCCTTCGCGGTGGGGCGCATCCGCGGCGCGGGCGCGATCGTGCTCGGCATCACCAACGCGCCGCTGGGCTCGTACGACTGGCAGTGCTGGAACCCGCTCTACGGCCGCACGCGCAACCCGTGGGACCCGCGCCGCACGCCCGGCGGCAGCAGCGGCGGAAGCTGCGCCGCCATCGCCGCGGGCTTCAGCGCGCTGGAACTGGGGAGCGACGCGGCGGGCTCCATCCGCGTCCCCACGCACTTCTGCGGGGTGATCGCGATGAAGCCGACGGAGACGCGCGTCTCCGGCCGCGGCCACGGGCACTTCCCCGGTATCCCTTACTCGCTGCGTCACATCTGCACCTATGGCCCCATCGCCCGCTCGGTCGGCGACCTGGAGCTGGCGATGGGGCTGCTCGTCGCCCCCGATCCCGCCTTCCCCGACGCGCCGCCGGTGCCGTTCGAGCCGGCGCCGCCGCGCGATCCGGCATCGCTGCGCATCGCGTGGACCGACGCGTTCGGCGGCTACCCCGTCTCCACCGCGACGGCGGAGACGCTGCGCTTCGTGGCCGCGAAGCTGGAGGGCGCGGGCGCGCGGATGGAGCGGCGCGCGCCCGACGCGATCGACGGCACGGACGCGCTGGTGACGTGGGGCGAGATCAACGGCTTCGAGACGGGCGTGGCGCTGCCGATGTACGCGGCGCTGCCGATGCGCTTCGGCGCGCAGGTGCAGTTCGGGCGCGGACCGTTCTCGCGCGGCCTGCGGCGGGGGATGGCGTTCAGCGCGAAGCGCTACTTCTTCGCGCTCGACCGGCGGGATCGCTTTTGCGGGGATTTCGACGCGTTCATGGGCGATTGCGACGCATGGATCTGCCCCGTCGCCGCCGTGCCCGCCATCACCCACCGCCGCACGGGCGCGCGGGTGGAGGTGGACGGGCGGAAGACGTCGTACTCGCTGGCCCTCGGCGCGTGGGCGTCGATGGTGGCGATGCTGGGCGCGCCCGTGGTCGTCCTCCCCGCGGGGCGCTCGGAGGAGGGACTGCCGATCGGCATCCAGGTCGTCGGCCGCCGCTGGGACGACGCCGGCGTGCTCGCCGTCGCGAAGGTGATCGAGCGGCTGACAGGCGGCTTCCGCGCGCCACCGGACCTCGATTGA
- a CDS encoding MATE family efflux transporter, which translates to MGTTTMRRPRPHAGPSPGRRRRGRMLLAHEIRALLRLAGPIIVGQLGAVAMTTTDTIMVAPLGPASLAAAGLASGLHFASLVTFSGILMGMTPLVAQSFGAGDREACRRVAVQGLWLAILVSIPVTALSLAGGPVARWLGQDPEVARLAGRFMVALAPGVLPLMLFGAFRQYLDGMGRTRVAMTILFVGVALNVIGNRVLIHGVPGVVAPLGVVGSGLSTSFVRCAMLAAMAAYVARHPELSPFRGVSLRPVPARMRAIAAIGAPIGMQLGAEIGCFSFAAVMMGWMGPVQLASHQVTINIASSTFMVAVGASAAGGIRVGHHLGAGSRRGVRRAALGTYAVALGFMSACALAFLLVPRQLIGLYTSDPGIVAVGTSLLFMAALFQVFDGAQVTALSLLRGAADTRVPMWITILGYWGVGIPVGYVLGFHTPLRHVGVWSGLTISLAVVGITLMWRVRRVLWSPTLAAVAARPSPAETEIAGAEMAAQVAAPVAGD; encoded by the coding sequence ATGGGAACGACGACGATGAGGCGGCCGCGGCCGCACGCGGGGCCTTCGCCGGGACGGCGGCGGCGCGGGAGGATGCTGCTGGCGCACGAGATCCGCGCGCTGCTGCGCCTGGCCGGCCCGATCATCGTGGGCCAGCTCGGCGCCGTGGCGATGACCACCACCGACACCATCATGGTGGCGCCGCTCGGCCCCGCGTCGCTGGCGGCCGCCGGGCTGGCGTCGGGGCTCCACTTCGCCTCGCTGGTCACCTTCAGCGGCATCCTGATGGGGATGACGCCGCTGGTGGCGCAGAGCTTCGGCGCGGGTGACCGCGAGGCGTGCCGGCGCGTGGCGGTGCAGGGGCTGTGGCTGGCGATCCTCGTCTCCATCCCCGTGACGGCGCTGTCGCTGGCCGGGGGACCCGTGGCGCGCTGGCTGGGGCAGGACCCCGAGGTGGCGCGGCTGGCGGGACGCTTCATGGTGGCGCTGGCGCCCGGCGTGCTGCCGCTGATGCTGTTCGGCGCCTTCCGCCAGTACCTCGACGGGATGGGGCGCACGCGCGTGGCCATGACCATCCTGTTCGTGGGCGTGGCGCTGAACGTGATCGGCAACCGCGTGCTGATCCACGGCGTGCCGGGGGTGGTGGCGCCGCTGGGCGTGGTGGGGTCGGGGCTGTCGACGTCGTTCGTGCGTTGCGCCATGCTGGCGGCGATGGCGGCGTACGTGGCCCGCCACCCCGAGCTCTCGCCCTTCCGCGGGGTGAGCCTGCGGCCGGTGCCGGCGCGGATGCGGGCCATCGCGGCCATCGGCGCGCCCATCGGCATGCAGCTGGGGGCGGAGATCGGCTGCTTCTCGTTCGCCGCGGTGATGATGGGGTGGATGGGCCCGGTGCAGCTGGCCTCGCACCAGGTGACCATCAACATCGCCTCGTCGACCTTCATGGTGGCGGTGGGCGCCAGCGCGGCGGGCGGCATCCGCGTGGGCCACCACCTGGGCGCGGGCAGCCGGCGCGGCGTGCGGCGCGCGGCGCTGGGGACGTACGCGGTGGCGCTCGGCTTCATGTCGGCGTGCGCGCTGGCGTTCCTGCTGGTGCCGCGGCAGCTGATCGGGCTCTACACGAGCGATCCGGGGATCGTGGCGGTGGGAACGTCGCTGCTGTTCATGGCGGCGCTCTTCCAGGTGTTCGACGGCGCGCAGGTGACGGCGCTGAGCCTGCTGCGCGGCGCGGCCGACACGCGCGTGCCGATGTGGATCACCATCCTGGGCTACTGGGGCGTGGGGATTCCCGTCGGGTACGTGCTCGGCTTCCACACGCCGCTCCGCCACGTGGGCGTGTGGTCGGGGCTCACCATCTCCCTGGCGGTGGTGGGGATTACGCTGATGTGGCGGGTGCGCCGCGTGCTCTGGTCGCCCACCCTGGCCGCCGTCGCCGCCCGGCCGTCGCCGGCGGAGACGGAGATCGCCGGCGCGGAGATGGCGGCGCAGGTGGCCGCTCCCGTCGCTGGTGACTAG
- a CDS encoding BF3164 family lipoprotein — MHLISRLAALGICAAAVAACQRAESRSAEPDAMPTGEVAYQDPHLGRSAALAIAGPYLVVADDYADSVVQIVDRRSGRLVRSLGRKGAGPGEFKAPWRFASPAGRPGELWLYDMGLMRLTRIPLPNDAGAGAQRISIPLPQLPLTAPVWAGDSLLLSPGIFGASARIARIAPSGRLIGYAGPPPPGPSSTPMMVRQHAYQATAAFSPARGLLVLADRHADRLELYRNDGTPVRTIVGRNGFAPVYAVGTHGGAPAMVTGENLRFGYVDVAATGDAIYALYSGRTRREFPGRASLAGEVHVYGWDGRLRRILPLDADVSRIAVDSAAAELYAVRSEPTPAVLRYRIPAERRAAHGLSH, encoded by the coding sequence ATGCACCTGATCTCTAGACTGGCGGCGCTCGGGATCTGCGCGGCCGCCGTGGCCGCCTGCCAGCGCGCCGAAAGCAGGTCGGCCGAGCCGGACGCGATGCCGACCGGCGAGGTCGCCTACCAGGACCCGCATCTCGGGCGGTCGGCGGCGCTCGCGATCGCGGGGCCCTATCTCGTGGTGGCCGACGACTATGCCGACTCCGTGGTGCAGATCGTCGACCGGCGCTCCGGCCGGCTCGTGCGGTCGTTGGGGCGCAAGGGTGCCGGTCCCGGCGAGTTCAAGGCGCCGTGGCGGTTCGCGAGCCCCGCCGGCAGGCCGGGCGAGCTTTGGCTGTATGACATGGGCCTCATGCGCCTGACCCGGATCCCGCTCCCGAACGATGCGGGTGCCGGAGCTCAACGGATCAGCATCCCCCTGCCGCAGCTTCCGCTGACCGCGCCCGTGTGGGCGGGCGATTCGCTTCTCTTGAGCCCCGGCATCTTCGGAGCGTCGGCGCGGATTGCCCGGATCGCGCCGTCGGGGCGACTGATCGGCTACGCGGGACCTCCGCCGCCGGGGCCGTCCTCCACGCCGATGATGGTGCGGCAGCACGCATATCAGGCGACGGCCGCCTTCAGCCCCGCGCGTGGGCTCCTGGTGCTGGCCGACCGCCACGCGGACCGGCTCGAGCTGTACCGCAACGACGGAACGCCGGTGCGCACGATCGTCGGCCGAAACGGGTTTGCCCCCGTCTACGCCGTCGGGACGCACGGTGGCGCTCCCGCGATGGTCACCGGCGAGAACCTCCGCTTCGGCTACGTGGACGTAGCCGCCACGGGCGATGCGATCTACGCGCTGTACTCCGGCCGCACCCGCCGCGAGTTTCCCGGCCGCGCGAGTCTTGCCGGCGAGGTGCACGTCTATGGCTGGGACGGTAGGCTGCGCCGAATTCTCCCGCTGGACGCAGACGTCTCGCGCATCGCCGTTGATTCCGCCGCGGCGGAGCTGTACGCGGTGCGCAGCGAGCCGACGCCCGCCGTGCTGCGCTATCGTATCCCCGCTGAGCGGCGCGCCGCGCACGGCTTGTCGCATTAG
- a CDS encoding DUF4157 domain-containing protein has protein sequence MLLDLLSLDPPVHHLQPGPIPTRWRAPFERSFQRELSHVMVEMGPAADRRLARTGAIAQAVDASTVLVSTTLAGKPAERLLPVLGHELAHTVQFGRGGASDGVAALEAEAWLASRRALAGLPHRVRGRASAPLCATALIDVGAHPMAPDFYERFKLEPLAGGNLLHIDRTVRLRGVTLEGLLDCIIQNGTGDYLIVVHGTSFGLYIPLTRDSGPVKGDGDVMALLDSARSDKETAEVLLFRDPGGEGAEKVRTLRKKAARVKALKLHRLELRACSVGGGPSLMMRIRDFFGAQVLGAPDIGDAYSPLNPDHPNPDLAHRAAWCEKRPGSRIYEVAPGGWVTLGVRQVTQTSFQLDGLSDRNQSVGTWAGTHLALSRFPVQYPGGPLPVHALFERHATYPLIFPGEEGYAGHIRHT, from the coding sequence ATGCTCCTCGATCTGCTGTCTCTCGATCCTCCCGTCCACCACCTGCAGCCCGGTCCCATTCCCACGCGCTGGCGGGCGCCGTTCGAGCGCTCCTTCCAGCGCGAGCTCTCGCACGTCATGGTGGAGATGGGACCGGCCGCCGACCGCCGGCTGGCGAGAACGGGCGCGATCGCGCAGGCGGTGGATGCCTCGACGGTCCTCGTCTCGACCACGCTGGCGGGCAAACCCGCGGAGCGGCTGCTGCCGGTACTGGGGCACGAGCTGGCGCACACCGTCCAGTTCGGCCGCGGCGGCGCGAGCGACGGCGTGGCGGCGCTCGAAGCCGAGGCGTGGCTGGCGAGCCGGCGGGCACTGGCCGGGCTTCCGCATCGGGTGCGCGGGCGTGCGAGCGCGCCGCTCTGCGCCACCGCGCTGATCGACGTGGGCGCCCACCCGATGGCGCCCGACTTCTATGAGCGATTCAAACTCGAGCCGCTGGCGGGCGGCAACCTGCTGCATATCGACCGCACGGTCAGGCTGCGCGGCGTCACGCTCGAGGGGCTGCTGGACTGCATCATCCAGAACGGGACGGGCGATTACCTGATCGTGGTCCACGGCACCTCGTTCGGGCTGTACATCCCGCTCACCCGCGACAGTGGCCCGGTAAAGGGCGATGGTGACGTGATGGCACTGCTGGACAGCGCGCGCTCGGACAAGGAGACCGCCGAGGTACTGCTGTTCCGGGACCCCGGCGGAGAGGGCGCGGAGAAGGTCCGCACGCTGCGCAAGAAGGCCGCGAGGGTGAAGGCGCTGAAGCTGCACCGTCTGGAGCTGCGCGCGTGCAGCGTGGGTGGCGGCCCGTCGCTCATGATGCGGATCAGGGACTTCTTCGGTGCGCAGGTCCTGGGAGCCCCGGACATCGGCGATGCGTACTCCCCGCTCAACCCGGACCACCCGAATCCGGACCTCGCCCACCGCGCCGCCTGGTGCGAGAAGCGGCCAGGCAGCCGGATCTACGAGGTGGCTCCCGGCGGCTGGGTGACCCTCGGGGTCAGGCAGGTGACACAGACGAGCTTCCAGCTCGACGGACTGAGCGACCGGAACCAGTCGGTGGGCACCTGGGCCGGCACTCACCTGGCCCTGTCGCGCTTTCCCGTCCAATACCCGGGAGGCCCATTGCCCGTGCATGCGCTCTTCGAACGCCACGCCACGTATCCGCTGATCTTTCCGGGCGAAGAGGGATATGCGGGGCACATCCGGCACACGTAG
- a CDS encoding Lrp/AsnC family transcriptional regulator, whose product MSSAARLDEIDLRLLEMLQQHGRTSQHDLAIAVGLSSPAVGERVRKLEERGIIRQFTAVVDPKLLGRDVTAFIFTGIAGSQYYPEFRQRVAAHPEVLECHSVTGQGSHLLKIRTDSTSTLEALLAEIQSWPGVQWTTTSIVLSTIKETAALAVASRPPAGGPQGNGAGA is encoded by the coding sequence GTGAGCAGCGCCGCCCGGCTTGACGAAATCGACCTCCGGCTGCTGGAGATGCTGCAGCAGCACGGACGCACCTCGCAGCACGACCTCGCGATCGCGGTGGGGCTCTCCTCGCCCGCGGTGGGCGAGCGGGTGAGGAAGCTCGAGGAGCGCGGGATCATCCGGCAGTTCACCGCCGTGGTCGACCCCAAGCTGCTGGGGCGCGACGTGACGGCGTTCATCTTCACCGGCATCGCCGGGTCGCAGTACTACCCCGAGTTCCGCCAGCGCGTGGCCGCGCACCCCGAGGTGCTGGAGTGCCACTCGGTGACGGGGCAGGGCAGCCACCTGCTGAAGATCCGCACCGACAGCACCTCCACGCTCGAGGCGCTGCTGGCCGAGATCCAGAGCTGGCCGGGAGTGCAGTGGACCACCACCAGCATCGTGCTGAGCACGATCAAGGAGACCGCCGCGCTGGCAGTGGCCTCGCGCCCGCCGGCCGGCGGCCCGCAGGGCAACGGCGCCGGCGCGTGA